From a region of the Sander lucioperca isolate FBNREF2018 chromosome 8, SLUC_FBN_1.2, whole genome shotgun sequence genome:
- the LOC116048556 gene encoding dynein, cytoplasmic 1, intermediate chain 2a isoform X2, translating into MSDKSELKAELERKKQRLAQIREEKKRKEEERKKQAADQLKDAAQHQDDSDLEKKRREAEALLQSMGITSEAPVVPPPISPTTKSAGTPSEAGSQDSDGAVGPRTLHWDSDPSTLQLHSDSELRYWTLSSLLSWRGTPKLGMAKVTQVDFPPRETVSYTKETQTPVMTQQKEEEEEEEEIAAPQPVVETQTEKPDQKEEEEAPPHELTEEEKLQILHSEEFVNFFDHSTRIIERALSEHVDLFFDYSGRDLEEKEGEIQAGTKLSLNRQFMDERWSKHRVVTCLDWSLQYPELLVASYNNNEDAPHEPDGVALVWNMKYKKATPEYVFHCQSAVLSAAFAKFHPNVVVGGTYSGQIVLWDNRSNKRTPVQRTPLSAAAHTHPVYCVNVVGTQNAHNLISISTDGKICSWSLDMLSQPQDSMELVFKQSKAVAVTSMSFPLGDVNNFVVGSEDGSVYMSCRHGSKAGISEMFEGHHGPITGIHCHTAAGPLDFSHLFVTSSFDWTVKLWSTKNNKPLYSFEDNSDYVYDVMWSPTHPALFACVDGVGHLDLWNLNNDTEVPTASVTVEGNPALNRVRWAHSGREIAVGDSDGRVLVYDVGEQTAVPRNDEWTRFVRTLAEINDNRDDAEELAAQRLAA; encoded by the exons ATGTCTGACAAAAGTGAGCTGAAAGCAGAGCTTGAAAGGAAGAAGCAACGCTTGGCACAAAtcagagaggagaagaaaaggaaggaggaggagcgcAAGAAGCAAGCG GCGGACCAATTGAAAGATGCTGCGCAACACCAGGATGATTCTGACCTGGAGAAAAAAAGACGTGAGGCTGAGGCTCTTCTACAGAGTATGGGCATAACCTCAGAAGCTCCTGTTG TCCCTCCTCCCATCTCTCCAACTACCAAATCGGCGGGCACACCAAGTGAGGCAGGGAGCCAAGACTCTGATGGAGCCGTGGGacccag GACTCTGCACTGGGACTCTGACCCGTCCACTCTTCAACTTCACTCTGATTCTGAGCTGCGGTACTGGacactctcttctctcctttcctg GCGTGGAACTCCAAAACTGGGAATGGCCAAAGTCACACAAGTGGACTTTCCTCCACGTGAGACTGTGTCCTACACAAAAGAGACCCAGACACCTGTCATGACTCAGCAAAAAGAAG aggaggaagaagaggaagaaattgCTGCACCTCAACCAGTAGTGGAGACTCAGACAGAAAAACCGGaccagaaagaggaggaggaag CACCCCCCCACGAGCTGACTGAGGAGGAAAAACTCCAGATCCTGCACTCCGAAGAGTTTGTGAATTTCTTCGACCACAGCACTCGCATTATTGAGCGGGCTCTATCAGAGCATGTGGACCTTTTTTTTGACTACAGCGGCCGTGAcctggaggagaaggaggg TGAAATCCAGGCCGGAACAAAGCTCTCCCTCAACAGGCAGTTCATGGATGAGCGCTGGTCCAAGCATCGTGTCGTCACCTGCCTGGACTGGTCCCTCCag TATCCTGAACTCCTGGTTGCCTCATACAACAACAACGAGGACGCTCCTCACGAGCCAGACGGCGTGGCCTTAGTATGGAACATGAAGTACAAGAAGGCCACACCGGAGTACGTCTTCCACTGTCAG TCTGCGGTTCTGTCGGCTGCGTTTGCCAAGTTCCACCCCAACGTTGTGGTGGGGGGCACATACTCAGGGCAGATTGTACTATGGGACAACAGGAGCAACAAGAGGACCCCGGTGCAGAGGACTCCCCtgtcagcagcagcacacacg CACCCAGTGTACTGTGTGAATGTAGTTGGCACCCAGAACGCCCACAACCTGATTAGCATCTCCACTGATGGCAAGATTTGTTCCTGGAGTCTGGACATGCTCTCTCAGCCACag GACAGCATGGAACTGGTGTTCAAGCAGTCCAAAGCTGTAGCTGTCACCTCCATGTCTTTCCCTCTCGGAGATGTCAACAATTTCGTGGTGGGCAGCGAGGACGGCTCAGTCTACATGTCGTGTCGTCATGGAAG CAAAGCAGGCATCAGTGAGATGTTTGAGGGCCACCATGGGCCCATCACAGGGATCCACTGCCACACAGCTGCAGGGCCTCTGGACTTCTCCCACCTGTTTGTTACCTCCTCTTTCGACTGGACTGTCAAGCTGTGGAGCACCAAG AACAACAAGCCGCTTTACTCATTTGAAGATAACTCGGATTACGTGTATGACGTCATGTGGTCTCCCACTCACCCTGCTCTGTTTGCTTGTGTGGACGGAGTTGGCCATCTCGACCTGTGGAACCTCAACAACGACACCGAG GTTCCTACCGCCAGCGTTACAGTGGAGGGTAACCCGGCGCTCAACAGGGTCAGATGGGCTCATTCTGGCAGAGAAATCGCTGTGGGAGACTCTGATGGACGAGTTCTCGTGTATGATGTTGGAGAG CAAACTGCGGTTCCACGAAACGACGAGTGGACCCGTTTTGTTCGCACGCTGGCAGAGATCAACGACAACAGAGATGATGCAGAGGAGCTGGCAGCTCAGCGCCTGGCTGCCTGA
- the LOC116048556 gene encoding dynein, cytoplasmic 1, intermediate chain 2a isoform X3 — MSDKSELKAELERKKQRLAQIREEKKRKEEERKKQAADQLKDAAQHQDDSDLEKKRREAEALLQSMGITSEAPVVPPPISPTTKSAGTPSEAGSQDSDGAVGPRTLHWDSDPSTLQLHSDSELRRGTPKLGMAKVTQVDFPPRETVSYTKETQTPVMTQQKEEEEEEEEIAAPQPVVETQTEKPDQKEEEEVAPPHELTEEEKLQILHSEEFVNFFDHSTRIIERALSEHVDLFFDYSGRDLEEKEGEIQAGTKLSLNRQFMDERWSKHRVVTCLDWSLQYPELLVASYNNNEDAPHEPDGVALVWNMKYKKATPEYVFHCQSAVLSAAFAKFHPNVVVGGTYSGQIVLWDNRSNKRTPVQRTPLSAAAHTHPVYCVNVVGTQNAHNLISISTDGKICSWSLDMLSQPQDSMELVFKQSKAVAVTSMSFPLGDVNNFVVGSEDGSVYMSCRHGSKAGISEMFEGHHGPITGIHCHTAAGPLDFSHLFVTSSFDWTVKLWSTKNNKPLYSFEDNSDYVYDVMWSPTHPALFACVDGVGHLDLWNLNNDTEVPTASVTVEGNPALNRVRWAHSGREIAVGDSDGRVLVYDVGEQTAVPRNDEWTRFVRTLAEINDNRDDAEELAAQRLAA; from the exons ATGTCTGACAAAAGTGAGCTGAAAGCAGAGCTTGAAAGGAAGAAGCAACGCTTGGCACAAAtcagagaggagaagaaaaggaaggaggaggagcgcAAGAAGCAAGCG GCGGACCAATTGAAAGATGCTGCGCAACACCAGGATGATTCTGACCTGGAGAAAAAAAGACGTGAGGCTGAGGCTCTTCTACAGAGTATGGGCATAACCTCAGAAGCTCCTGTTG TCCCTCCTCCCATCTCTCCAACTACCAAATCGGCGGGCACACCAAGTGAGGCAGGGAGCCAAGACTCTGATGGAGCCGTGGGacccag GACTCTGCACTGGGACTCTGACCCGTCCACTCTTCAACTTCACTCTGATTCTGAGCTGCG GCGTGGAACTCCAAAACTGGGAATGGCCAAAGTCACACAAGTGGACTTTCCTCCACGTGAGACTGTGTCCTACACAAAAGAGACCCAGACACCTGTCATGACTCAGCAAAAAGAAG aggaggaagaagaggaagaaattgCTGCACCTCAACCAGTAGTGGAGACTCAGACAGAAAAACCGGaccagaaagaggaggaggaag TAGCACCCCCCCACGAGCTGACTGAGGAGGAAAAACTCCAGATCCTGCACTCCGAAGAGTTTGTGAATTTCTTCGACCACAGCACTCGCATTATTGAGCGGGCTCTATCAGAGCATGTGGACCTTTTTTTTGACTACAGCGGCCGTGAcctggaggagaaggaggg TGAAATCCAGGCCGGAACAAAGCTCTCCCTCAACAGGCAGTTCATGGATGAGCGCTGGTCCAAGCATCGTGTCGTCACCTGCCTGGACTGGTCCCTCCag TATCCTGAACTCCTGGTTGCCTCATACAACAACAACGAGGACGCTCCTCACGAGCCAGACGGCGTGGCCTTAGTATGGAACATGAAGTACAAGAAGGCCACACCGGAGTACGTCTTCCACTGTCAG TCTGCGGTTCTGTCGGCTGCGTTTGCCAAGTTCCACCCCAACGTTGTGGTGGGGGGCACATACTCAGGGCAGATTGTACTATGGGACAACAGGAGCAACAAGAGGACCCCGGTGCAGAGGACTCCCCtgtcagcagcagcacacacg CACCCAGTGTACTGTGTGAATGTAGTTGGCACCCAGAACGCCCACAACCTGATTAGCATCTCCACTGATGGCAAGATTTGTTCCTGGAGTCTGGACATGCTCTCTCAGCCACag GACAGCATGGAACTGGTGTTCAAGCAGTCCAAAGCTGTAGCTGTCACCTCCATGTCTTTCCCTCTCGGAGATGTCAACAATTTCGTGGTGGGCAGCGAGGACGGCTCAGTCTACATGTCGTGTCGTCATGGAAG CAAAGCAGGCATCAGTGAGATGTTTGAGGGCCACCATGGGCCCATCACAGGGATCCACTGCCACACAGCTGCAGGGCCTCTGGACTTCTCCCACCTGTTTGTTACCTCCTCTTTCGACTGGACTGTCAAGCTGTGGAGCACCAAG AACAACAAGCCGCTTTACTCATTTGAAGATAACTCGGATTACGTGTATGACGTCATGTGGTCTCCCACTCACCCTGCTCTGTTTGCTTGTGTGGACGGAGTTGGCCATCTCGACCTGTGGAACCTCAACAACGACACCGAG GTTCCTACCGCCAGCGTTACAGTGGAGGGTAACCCGGCGCTCAACAGGGTCAGATGGGCTCATTCTGGCAGAGAAATCGCTGTGGGAGACTCTGATGGACGAGTTCTCGTGTATGATGTTGGAGAG CAAACTGCGGTTCCACGAAACGACGAGTGGACCCGTTTTGTTCGCACGCTGGCAGAGATCAACGACAACAGAGATGATGCAGAGGAGCTGGCAGCTCAGCGCCTGGCTGCCTGA
- the LOC116048556 gene encoding dynein, cytoplasmic 1, intermediate chain 2a isoform X5 → MSDKSELKAELERKKQRLAQIREEKKRKEEERKKQAADQLKDAAQHQDDSDLEKKRREAEALLQSMGITSEAPVVPPPISPTTKSAGTPSEAGSQDSDGAVGPRRGTPKLGMAKVTQVDFPPRETVSYTKETQTPVMTQQKEEEEEEEEIAAPQPVVETQTEKPDQKEEEEVAPPHELTEEEKLQILHSEEFVNFFDHSTRIIERALSEHVDLFFDYSGRDLEEKEGEIQAGTKLSLNRQFMDERWSKHRVVTCLDWSLQYPELLVASYNNNEDAPHEPDGVALVWNMKYKKATPEYVFHCQSAVLSAAFAKFHPNVVVGGTYSGQIVLWDNRSNKRTPVQRTPLSAAAHTHPVYCVNVVGTQNAHNLISISTDGKICSWSLDMLSQPQDSMELVFKQSKAVAVTSMSFPLGDVNNFVVGSEDGSVYMSCRHGSKAGISEMFEGHHGPITGIHCHTAAGPLDFSHLFVTSSFDWTVKLWSTKNNKPLYSFEDNSDYVYDVMWSPTHPALFACVDGVGHLDLWNLNNDTEVPTASVTVEGNPALNRVRWAHSGREIAVGDSDGRVLVYDVGEQTAVPRNDEWTRFVRTLAEINDNRDDAEELAAQRLAA, encoded by the exons ATGTCTGACAAAAGTGAGCTGAAAGCAGAGCTTGAAAGGAAGAAGCAACGCTTGGCACAAAtcagagaggagaagaaaaggaaggaggaggagcgcAAGAAGCAAGCG GCGGACCAATTGAAAGATGCTGCGCAACACCAGGATGATTCTGACCTGGAGAAAAAAAGACGTGAGGCTGAGGCTCTTCTACAGAGTATGGGCATAACCTCAGAAGCTCCTGTTG TCCCTCCTCCCATCTCTCCAACTACCAAATCGGCGGGCACACCAAGTGAGGCAGGGAGCCAAGACTCTGATGGAGCCGTGGGacccag GCGTGGAACTCCAAAACTGGGAATGGCCAAAGTCACACAAGTGGACTTTCCTCCACGTGAGACTGTGTCCTACACAAAAGAGACCCAGACACCTGTCATGACTCAGCAAAAAGAAG aggaggaagaagaggaagaaattgCTGCACCTCAACCAGTAGTGGAGACTCAGACAGAAAAACCGGaccagaaagaggaggaggaag TAGCACCCCCCCACGAGCTGACTGAGGAGGAAAAACTCCAGATCCTGCACTCCGAAGAGTTTGTGAATTTCTTCGACCACAGCACTCGCATTATTGAGCGGGCTCTATCAGAGCATGTGGACCTTTTTTTTGACTACAGCGGCCGTGAcctggaggagaaggaggg TGAAATCCAGGCCGGAACAAAGCTCTCCCTCAACAGGCAGTTCATGGATGAGCGCTGGTCCAAGCATCGTGTCGTCACCTGCCTGGACTGGTCCCTCCag TATCCTGAACTCCTGGTTGCCTCATACAACAACAACGAGGACGCTCCTCACGAGCCAGACGGCGTGGCCTTAGTATGGAACATGAAGTACAAGAAGGCCACACCGGAGTACGTCTTCCACTGTCAG TCTGCGGTTCTGTCGGCTGCGTTTGCCAAGTTCCACCCCAACGTTGTGGTGGGGGGCACATACTCAGGGCAGATTGTACTATGGGACAACAGGAGCAACAAGAGGACCCCGGTGCAGAGGACTCCCCtgtcagcagcagcacacacg CACCCAGTGTACTGTGTGAATGTAGTTGGCACCCAGAACGCCCACAACCTGATTAGCATCTCCACTGATGGCAAGATTTGTTCCTGGAGTCTGGACATGCTCTCTCAGCCACag GACAGCATGGAACTGGTGTTCAAGCAGTCCAAAGCTGTAGCTGTCACCTCCATGTCTTTCCCTCTCGGAGATGTCAACAATTTCGTGGTGGGCAGCGAGGACGGCTCAGTCTACATGTCGTGTCGTCATGGAAG CAAAGCAGGCATCAGTGAGATGTTTGAGGGCCACCATGGGCCCATCACAGGGATCCACTGCCACACAGCTGCAGGGCCTCTGGACTTCTCCCACCTGTTTGTTACCTCCTCTTTCGACTGGACTGTCAAGCTGTGGAGCACCAAG AACAACAAGCCGCTTTACTCATTTGAAGATAACTCGGATTACGTGTATGACGTCATGTGGTCTCCCACTCACCCTGCTCTGTTTGCTTGTGTGGACGGAGTTGGCCATCTCGACCTGTGGAACCTCAACAACGACACCGAG GTTCCTACCGCCAGCGTTACAGTGGAGGGTAACCCGGCGCTCAACAGGGTCAGATGGGCTCATTCTGGCAGAGAAATCGCTGTGGGAGACTCTGATGGACGAGTTCTCGTGTATGATGTTGGAGAG CAAACTGCGGTTCCACGAAACGACGAGTGGACCCGTTTTGTTCGCACGCTGGCAGAGATCAACGACAACAGAGATGATGCAGAGGAGCTGGCAGCTCAGCGCCTGGCTGCCTGA
- the LOC116048556 gene encoding dynein, cytoplasmic 1, intermediate chain 2a isoform X4 yields the protein MSDKSELKAELERKKQRLAQIREEKKRKEEERKKQAADQLKDAAQHQDDSDLEKKRREAEALLQSMGITSEAPVVPPPISPTTKSAGTPSEAGSQDSDGAVGPRTLHWDSDPSTLQLHSDSELRRGTPKLGMAKVTQVDFPPRETVSYTKETQTPVMTQQKEEEEEEEEIAAPQPVVETQTEKPDQKEEEEAPPHELTEEEKLQILHSEEFVNFFDHSTRIIERALSEHVDLFFDYSGRDLEEKEGEIQAGTKLSLNRQFMDERWSKHRVVTCLDWSLQYPELLVASYNNNEDAPHEPDGVALVWNMKYKKATPEYVFHCQSAVLSAAFAKFHPNVVVGGTYSGQIVLWDNRSNKRTPVQRTPLSAAAHTHPVYCVNVVGTQNAHNLISISTDGKICSWSLDMLSQPQDSMELVFKQSKAVAVTSMSFPLGDVNNFVVGSEDGSVYMSCRHGSKAGISEMFEGHHGPITGIHCHTAAGPLDFSHLFVTSSFDWTVKLWSTKNNKPLYSFEDNSDYVYDVMWSPTHPALFACVDGVGHLDLWNLNNDTEVPTASVTVEGNPALNRVRWAHSGREIAVGDSDGRVLVYDVGEQTAVPRNDEWTRFVRTLAEINDNRDDAEELAAQRLAA from the exons ATGTCTGACAAAAGTGAGCTGAAAGCAGAGCTTGAAAGGAAGAAGCAACGCTTGGCACAAAtcagagaggagaagaaaaggaaggaggaggagcgcAAGAAGCAAGCG GCGGACCAATTGAAAGATGCTGCGCAACACCAGGATGATTCTGACCTGGAGAAAAAAAGACGTGAGGCTGAGGCTCTTCTACAGAGTATGGGCATAACCTCAGAAGCTCCTGTTG TCCCTCCTCCCATCTCTCCAACTACCAAATCGGCGGGCACACCAAGTGAGGCAGGGAGCCAAGACTCTGATGGAGCCGTGGGacccag GACTCTGCACTGGGACTCTGACCCGTCCACTCTTCAACTTCACTCTGATTCTGAGCTGCG GCGTGGAACTCCAAAACTGGGAATGGCCAAAGTCACACAAGTGGACTTTCCTCCACGTGAGACTGTGTCCTACACAAAAGAGACCCAGACACCTGTCATGACTCAGCAAAAAGAAG aggaggaagaagaggaagaaattgCTGCACCTCAACCAGTAGTGGAGACTCAGACAGAAAAACCGGaccagaaagaggaggaggaag CACCCCCCCACGAGCTGACTGAGGAGGAAAAACTCCAGATCCTGCACTCCGAAGAGTTTGTGAATTTCTTCGACCACAGCACTCGCATTATTGAGCGGGCTCTATCAGAGCATGTGGACCTTTTTTTTGACTACAGCGGCCGTGAcctggaggagaaggaggg TGAAATCCAGGCCGGAACAAAGCTCTCCCTCAACAGGCAGTTCATGGATGAGCGCTGGTCCAAGCATCGTGTCGTCACCTGCCTGGACTGGTCCCTCCag TATCCTGAACTCCTGGTTGCCTCATACAACAACAACGAGGACGCTCCTCACGAGCCAGACGGCGTGGCCTTAGTATGGAACATGAAGTACAAGAAGGCCACACCGGAGTACGTCTTCCACTGTCAG TCTGCGGTTCTGTCGGCTGCGTTTGCCAAGTTCCACCCCAACGTTGTGGTGGGGGGCACATACTCAGGGCAGATTGTACTATGGGACAACAGGAGCAACAAGAGGACCCCGGTGCAGAGGACTCCCCtgtcagcagcagcacacacg CACCCAGTGTACTGTGTGAATGTAGTTGGCACCCAGAACGCCCACAACCTGATTAGCATCTCCACTGATGGCAAGATTTGTTCCTGGAGTCTGGACATGCTCTCTCAGCCACag GACAGCATGGAACTGGTGTTCAAGCAGTCCAAAGCTGTAGCTGTCACCTCCATGTCTTTCCCTCTCGGAGATGTCAACAATTTCGTGGTGGGCAGCGAGGACGGCTCAGTCTACATGTCGTGTCGTCATGGAAG CAAAGCAGGCATCAGTGAGATGTTTGAGGGCCACCATGGGCCCATCACAGGGATCCACTGCCACACAGCTGCAGGGCCTCTGGACTTCTCCCACCTGTTTGTTACCTCCTCTTTCGACTGGACTGTCAAGCTGTGGAGCACCAAG AACAACAAGCCGCTTTACTCATTTGAAGATAACTCGGATTACGTGTATGACGTCATGTGGTCTCCCACTCACCCTGCTCTGTTTGCTTGTGTGGACGGAGTTGGCCATCTCGACCTGTGGAACCTCAACAACGACACCGAG GTTCCTACCGCCAGCGTTACAGTGGAGGGTAACCCGGCGCTCAACAGGGTCAGATGGGCTCATTCTGGCAGAGAAATCGCTGTGGGAGACTCTGATGGACGAGTTCTCGTGTATGATGTTGGAGAG CAAACTGCGGTTCCACGAAACGACGAGTGGACCCGTTTTGTTCGCACGCTGGCAGAGATCAACGACAACAGAGATGATGCAGAGGAGCTGGCAGCTCAGCGCCTGGCTGCCTGA
- the LOC116048556 gene encoding dynein, cytoplasmic 1, intermediate chain 2a isoform X6, translating to MSDKSELKAELERKKQRLAQIREEKKRKEEERKKQAADQLKDAAQHQDDSDLEKKRREAEALLQSMGITSEAPVVPPPISPTTKSAGTPSEAGSQDSDGAVGPRRGTPKLGMAKVTQVDFPPRETVSYTKETQTPVMTQQKEEEEEEEEIAAPQPVVETQTEKPDQKEEEEAPPHELTEEEKLQILHSEEFVNFFDHSTRIIERALSEHVDLFFDYSGRDLEEKEGEIQAGTKLSLNRQFMDERWSKHRVVTCLDWSLQYPELLVASYNNNEDAPHEPDGVALVWNMKYKKATPEYVFHCQSAVLSAAFAKFHPNVVVGGTYSGQIVLWDNRSNKRTPVQRTPLSAAAHTHPVYCVNVVGTQNAHNLISISTDGKICSWSLDMLSQPQDSMELVFKQSKAVAVTSMSFPLGDVNNFVVGSEDGSVYMSCRHGSKAGISEMFEGHHGPITGIHCHTAAGPLDFSHLFVTSSFDWTVKLWSTKNNKPLYSFEDNSDYVYDVMWSPTHPALFACVDGVGHLDLWNLNNDTEVPTASVTVEGNPALNRVRWAHSGREIAVGDSDGRVLVYDVGEQTAVPRNDEWTRFVRTLAEINDNRDDAEELAAQRLAA from the exons ATGTCTGACAAAAGTGAGCTGAAAGCAGAGCTTGAAAGGAAGAAGCAACGCTTGGCACAAAtcagagaggagaagaaaaggaaggaggaggagcgcAAGAAGCAAGCG GCGGACCAATTGAAAGATGCTGCGCAACACCAGGATGATTCTGACCTGGAGAAAAAAAGACGTGAGGCTGAGGCTCTTCTACAGAGTATGGGCATAACCTCAGAAGCTCCTGTTG TCCCTCCTCCCATCTCTCCAACTACCAAATCGGCGGGCACACCAAGTGAGGCAGGGAGCCAAGACTCTGATGGAGCCGTGGGacccag GCGTGGAACTCCAAAACTGGGAATGGCCAAAGTCACACAAGTGGACTTTCCTCCACGTGAGACTGTGTCCTACACAAAAGAGACCCAGACACCTGTCATGACTCAGCAAAAAGAAG aggaggaagaagaggaagaaattgCTGCACCTCAACCAGTAGTGGAGACTCAGACAGAAAAACCGGaccagaaagaggaggaggaag CACCCCCCCACGAGCTGACTGAGGAGGAAAAACTCCAGATCCTGCACTCCGAAGAGTTTGTGAATTTCTTCGACCACAGCACTCGCATTATTGAGCGGGCTCTATCAGAGCATGTGGACCTTTTTTTTGACTACAGCGGCCGTGAcctggaggagaaggaggg TGAAATCCAGGCCGGAACAAAGCTCTCCCTCAACAGGCAGTTCATGGATGAGCGCTGGTCCAAGCATCGTGTCGTCACCTGCCTGGACTGGTCCCTCCag TATCCTGAACTCCTGGTTGCCTCATACAACAACAACGAGGACGCTCCTCACGAGCCAGACGGCGTGGCCTTAGTATGGAACATGAAGTACAAGAAGGCCACACCGGAGTACGTCTTCCACTGTCAG TCTGCGGTTCTGTCGGCTGCGTTTGCCAAGTTCCACCCCAACGTTGTGGTGGGGGGCACATACTCAGGGCAGATTGTACTATGGGACAACAGGAGCAACAAGAGGACCCCGGTGCAGAGGACTCCCCtgtcagcagcagcacacacg CACCCAGTGTACTGTGTGAATGTAGTTGGCACCCAGAACGCCCACAACCTGATTAGCATCTCCACTGATGGCAAGATTTGTTCCTGGAGTCTGGACATGCTCTCTCAGCCACag GACAGCATGGAACTGGTGTTCAAGCAGTCCAAAGCTGTAGCTGTCACCTCCATGTCTTTCCCTCTCGGAGATGTCAACAATTTCGTGGTGGGCAGCGAGGACGGCTCAGTCTACATGTCGTGTCGTCATGGAAG CAAAGCAGGCATCAGTGAGATGTTTGAGGGCCACCATGGGCCCATCACAGGGATCCACTGCCACACAGCTGCAGGGCCTCTGGACTTCTCCCACCTGTTTGTTACCTCCTCTTTCGACTGGACTGTCAAGCTGTGGAGCACCAAG AACAACAAGCCGCTTTACTCATTTGAAGATAACTCGGATTACGTGTATGACGTCATGTGGTCTCCCACTCACCCTGCTCTGTTTGCTTGTGTGGACGGAGTTGGCCATCTCGACCTGTGGAACCTCAACAACGACACCGAG GTTCCTACCGCCAGCGTTACAGTGGAGGGTAACCCGGCGCTCAACAGGGTCAGATGGGCTCATTCTGGCAGAGAAATCGCTGTGGGAGACTCTGATGGACGAGTTCTCGTGTATGATGTTGGAGAG CAAACTGCGGTTCCACGAAACGACGAGTGGACCCGTTTTGTTCGCACGCTGGCAGAGATCAACGACAACAGAGATGATGCAGAGGAGCTGGCAGCTCAGCGCCTGGCTGCCTGA